Proteins from one Planctomyces sp. SH-PL62 genomic window:
- a CDS encoding serine/threonine-protein kinase, whose translation MNQGPCADLPAPVLDPRLIAASAVADAAIDGASSSLQEDSSIAHDGEPLVDLEATRLHVPHKGTRNSRSKPVEPAAEPEWHDDLIGRKLAQYRILEDLGRGSMARVYKAWHLGLERTCALKIIDPTLVARRPNLRDQFWAEARAAANLVHPQVVTIHNLGSDAGFHFIEMEYVQGSVSLRDSIVKDGPFEAGRAARLVGQILLALGAAHRSGIIHRDVKPANVLLTAEGHAKLADFGLAQTRAKLSGANQPLAGTPTFMAPELFNGTPASPQSDIYALGVMFYYVLTGRLPYTSDRIGSLINLHQSEPIPDIRAILPGTHPRLAELIERCLAKSPAARFASSEELGNQLQMLLHHLRDTESLVRECLQGVDAFIQGNRDTFRVLLPQPGDRLQEVMVEVNDGEEGKGERYLSVFSVCGPAEPSYYGYALALNSRLTYGSLSIRYVLGAPMLVMSRTFVRDRMRVGDLRDAILEIAHNADRIEAQMTRLDLY comes from the coding sequence ATGAACCAAGGCCCTTGTGCGGACCTCCCCGCGCCGGTCCTGGACCCCCGTCTCATCGCCGCGTCGGCCGTCGCCGATGCCGCGATCGACGGCGCCTCGTCATCGCTCCAGGAGGACTCATCCATCGCCCACGACGGCGAACCCCTCGTCGATCTGGAAGCCACCCGGCTCCACGTGCCGCACAAGGGCACCCGCAACTCCCGGTCGAAGCCGGTGGAACCCGCCGCCGAACCCGAGTGGCACGACGACCTGATCGGTCGGAAGCTGGCCCAGTACCGCATCCTGGAAGACCTGGGACGCGGGTCCATGGCGCGGGTTTACAAGGCCTGGCACCTGGGACTGGAACGGACCTGCGCGCTGAAGATCATCGATCCCACGCTGGTGGCCCGTCGGCCTAACCTCCGCGACCAGTTCTGGGCCGAGGCGCGGGCCGCGGCGAACCTCGTCCACCCGCAGGTCGTTACGATCCATAACCTGGGTTCGGACGCCGGTTTCCACTTCATCGAGATGGAGTACGTCCAGGGCAGCGTGAGCCTCCGCGACTCGATCGTCAAGGACGGCCCGTTTGAGGCCGGCCGCGCCGCGAGGCTGGTGGGGCAGATCCTGCTCGCGCTCGGCGCGGCGCATCGGTCGGGGATCATCCACCGTGACGTCAAGCCGGCGAACGTCCTCCTGACGGCCGAGGGGCACGCCAAGCTCGCCGATTTCGGCCTGGCCCAGACCCGGGCCAAGCTCAGCGGGGCGAATCAGCCCCTGGCGGGCACGCCGACTTTCATGGCTCCGGAGCTGTTCAACGGCACTCCGGCGAGCCCCCAGTCTGACATCTACGCCCTCGGCGTGATGTTCTACTACGTGCTCACCGGCCGCTTGCCCTACACCTCCGATCGGATCGGCAGCCTGATCAACCTGCATCAGAGCGAGCCGATCCCCGACATCCGGGCGATCCTCCCCGGCACCCACCCTCGCCTCGCGGAGTTGATCGAGCGTTGCCTGGCGAAGAGCCCGGCCGCGCGGTTTGCCTCGTCCGAGGAGTTGGGGAACCAGTTGCAGATGCTGCTCCATCATCTTCGGGATACCGAGAGCCTCGTCCGCGAGTGCTTGCAGGGCGTGGACGCCTTCATCCAGGGAAATCGCGACACCTTCCGCGTCCTCCTCCCCCAGCCAGGCGACCGGCTTCAAGAGGTCATGGTCGAGGTCAACGACGGGGAGGAGGGGAAGGGCGAGCGCTACCTGTCCGTCTTCTCCGTGTGCGGCCCCGCCGAACCTTCCTACTACGGCTACGCCCTGGCCCTGAACAGCCGCCTGACCTATGGCAGCCTCTCGATCCGGTATGTCCTCGGCGCACCGATGCTCGTGATGTCGCGAACCTTCGTGCGGGATCGAATGCGGGTCGGCGACCTTCGCGACGCCATCCTGGAGATCGCCCACAACGCCGACCGCATCGAGGCCCAGATGACTCGACTCGACCTCTATTGA
- a CDS encoding DUF1731 domain-containing protein, with the protein MSWIHIEDIVGILDLALRNPGATGPINGVAPHPVRNADFSRELSRTLWKPYAPWRVFLPFGPPDLLLRVVLGEVAEVIAKGQRVIPRRASDLGYKFRFPDLAGALADLFAPAHSTADRSAAAGSGSAR; encoded by the coding sequence ATGAGCTGGATCCACATCGAGGACATCGTCGGGATCCTGGACCTCGCGCTCCGCAATCCGGGGGCGACCGGCCCCATCAATGGCGTGGCACCCCATCCGGTCCGCAACGCCGACTTCTCGCGGGAGCTCTCGCGGACCCTCTGGAAGCCCTACGCCCCGTGGCGCGTCTTCCTCCCCTTCGGCCCGCCCGATCTCCTCCTCCGGGTGGTGCTGGGCGAGGTCGCCGAGGTCATCGCCAAGGGCCAGCGCGTCATCCCTCGCCGGGCGTCCGATCTCGGCTACAAATTCCGCTTCCCCGACCTGGCCGGAGCCCTCGCCGACCTGTTCGCCCCGGCGCATTCGACCGCCGATCGATCCGCCGCGGCCGGGTCCGGTTCCGCTCGCTGA
- a CDS encoding HAD family hydrolase yields the protein MAAPSDPQLALRQFSKRHEFFVGVDSDGCAFDTMEVKHKECFIPNIINSYDLAAISKYVREAAEFVNLYSQWRGINRFPALVMAFDLVMNRPEVVARRFRVPALKGVREWIKHETKLSNPTLAREVEAKNDPDLALALAWSEAVNRTIGEMVHDVPPFPFVRESLECLQGKADVMVVSATPGEALEREWEENDLKSFVSLIAGQELGSKKEHLALAAVGRYDLDKILMIGDAPGDMKAAFDNGVLFYPIDPGFEDESWQRFFEEALPKFLNGEFAGGYMDAQVARFQSLLPSEPPWKTA from the coding sequence ATGGCGGCGCCGAGCGACCCCCAGCTTGCCTTGCGCCAGTTCTCGAAGCGGCACGAGTTCTTCGTCGGCGTGGACAGCGACGGGTGCGCCTTCGACACGATGGAAGTGAAGCACAAGGAGTGCTTCATCCCGAACATCATCAATTCGTACGACCTGGCGGCGATCTCCAAGTACGTCCGCGAGGCGGCCGAGTTCGTGAACCTGTACTCGCAATGGCGGGGCATCAACCGGTTCCCGGCCCTCGTCATGGCTTTCGATCTGGTGATGAACCGGCCGGAGGTCGTCGCGCGTCGCTTCCGCGTCCCCGCCCTCAAGGGCGTCCGCGAGTGGATCAAGCACGAGACCAAGCTCTCGAATCCGACGCTCGCGCGGGAGGTCGAGGCGAAGAACGACCCGGACCTGGCCCTGGCGCTGGCCTGGAGCGAGGCCGTCAACCGGACGATCGGCGAGATGGTCCACGACGTCCCCCCGTTTCCGTTCGTGCGGGAGTCACTGGAATGCCTGCAAGGCAAGGCCGACGTCATGGTCGTTTCGGCGACCCCCGGCGAGGCTTTGGAGCGGGAATGGGAGGAGAACGACCTGAAGTCGTTCGTCAGCCTGATCGCCGGCCAGGAGTTGGGGAGCAAGAAAGAGCACCTCGCCCTCGCCGCCGTCGGTCGCTACGACCTGGATAAGATCCTGATGATCGGCGACGCTCCCGGCGACATGAAGGCCGCCTTCGACAACGGGGTCCTGTTCTACCCGATCGACCCTGGGTTCGAGGACGAGTCCTGGCAGCGGTTCTTCGAGGAAGCCCTGCCCAAGTTCCTCAACGGCGAATTCGCCGGCGGCTACATGGATGCCCAGGTCGCGCGGTTCCAGTCGCTCCTCCCGAGCGAGCCGCCCTGGAAGACCGCCTGA
- a CDS encoding methyltransferase domain-containing protein has translation MSDFTLFLGKFLRQGTAIASLAPSSRWLARATLRGIDWDRPNLVVELGAGTGPITRALAERTAGRSRALIVERDPDFAAILRDRYGDHLDLEVVRGDVRDLADMLRDRGIEQVDHILSGLPTPSLPKDLQTSLFRVVRRALKPEGSFNQITEMPLVYRGLYRRFFEDVRFVFEPRNIPPAGVYLCRRIKPEAVTS, from the coding sequence ATGAGCGACTTCACGCTGTTCCTCGGCAAGTTCTTGAGGCAGGGGACCGCCATCGCCAGCCTCGCGCCCAGCAGCCGATGGCTGGCGCGGGCCACCCTCCGCGGCATCGACTGGGACCGTCCGAACCTCGTCGTCGAGCTCGGGGCCGGGACCGGGCCGATCACCCGCGCCCTGGCCGAACGCACAGCCGGCCGCAGCCGTGCCCTGATCGTCGAGCGCGACCCCGACTTCGCAGCGATCCTCCGCGACCGCTACGGCGACCATCTCGACCTCGAAGTCGTCCGGGGGGACGTCCGCGACCTCGCCGACATGCTCCGCGATCGGGGAATCGAGCAGGTCGACCACATCCTCTCCGGGCTCCCGACCCCCTCGCTCCCGAAAGACCTGCAAACCAGCCTGTTCCGCGTCGTCCGGCGGGCCCTCAAGCCCGAGGGTTCGTTCAACCAGATCACCGAGATGCCGCTCGTCTATCGGGGCCTCTATCGCCGGTTCTTCGAGGACGTCCGGTTCGTCTTCGAGCCCCGCAACATCCCACCGGCCGGGGTCTACCTCTGCCGAAGGATCAAGCCCGAGGCCGTCACGTCGTGA
- a CDS encoding serine/threonine-protein kinase has translation MASPDRTRSEGRTPVDLLPVLQSSGVLSERMFEEISSRVDSGEYPADPNGLAERLVRDRLLTAYQARRLLANKAYGMLVGRYVILDRIGAGSMGRVYKAHHQMMDRVVALKIIAPELSCNDRVVARFQREMKLVGRLDHPNVVRAYDADRANRVLYIVMEYVNGESLGDRLKRSGPIPAAEMIDYAAQAALGLAHAHEQGMVHRDVKPSNILLSEDKKVKILDLGLGVLMEADEGATFATADGIAVGTVDYMSPEQALGRDVDGRSDVFSLGCAMYHLMTGKLAFPGESPIDRLGRRINNRHVPITDHLPDFPAAAQRVLDKLMAFKPQDRFQDASEAAEALQSLIRPRSRKPAPALAPAPSPPPVAPRPPEPAEEAAVARPPAPSPATRPPAYPRWFAPLAAAAVSRPNILLTIGLAAFALTFAAGAVVGYLLK, from the coding sequence ATGGCGAGCCCTGACAGGACCAGGTCGGAAGGTCGGACGCCTGTGGACCTGCTCCCGGTGCTGCAAAGCTCGGGCGTCCTCAGCGAACGAATGTTCGAGGAGATCTCCAGTCGCGTCGACTCCGGAGAGTACCCGGCCGACCCGAACGGCCTCGCCGAGCGACTGGTACGCGACCGCCTCCTCACGGCCTATCAGGCCCGGCGGCTGCTCGCGAACAAGGCGTACGGCATGCTCGTCGGCCGATATGTGATCCTCGACCGGATCGGCGCGGGGTCGATGGGTCGCGTCTACAAGGCCCATCATCAGATGATGGACCGCGTGGTCGCGCTGAAAATCATCGCCCCCGAACTCTCCTGCAACGACCGCGTGGTGGCGCGCTTCCAGCGCGAGATGAAGCTCGTCGGCCGGCTGGACCACCCCAACGTCGTCCGCGCGTACGACGCCGACCGCGCCAACCGCGTCCTCTATATCGTGATGGAGTACGTCAACGGCGAGAGCCTCGGCGACCGCCTCAAGCGCAGCGGCCCGATCCCCGCCGCCGAGATGATCGACTACGCGGCGCAGGCCGCCCTGGGCCTGGCCCATGCCCACGAGCAAGGCATGGTCCACCGGGACGTCAAGCCGTCCAACATCCTGCTGAGCGAGGACAAGAAGGTCAAGATCCTGGACCTCGGCCTGGGCGTCCTGATGGAAGCCGACGAGGGGGCGACCTTCGCCACGGCCGACGGGATCGCGGTCGGCACGGTGGACTACATGTCGCCCGAGCAGGCCCTGGGGCGCGACGTCGACGGCCGCAGCGACGTCTTCAGCCTCGGCTGCGCCATGTACCACCTCATGACCGGCAAGCTGGCCTTCCCCGGAGAGTCCCCCATCGACCGGCTGGGACGCCGGATCAACAACCGACACGTCCCGATCACGGATCACCTGCCCGATTTCCCCGCCGCCGCCCAGCGCGTCCTCGACAAGCTGATGGCGTTCAAGCCCCAGGACCGATTCCAGGACGCCAGCGAAGCGGCCGAAGCGCTCCAGTCCCTGATCCGCCCCAGGTCCAGGAAGCCCGCGCCGGCTCTGGCCCCTGCACCTTCGCCCCCGCCGGTCGCGCCCCGACCGCCGGAACCGGCCGAGGAAGCCGCGGTGGCGAGGCCCCCGGCCCCCTCTCCCGCGACCCGTCCCCCCGCCTATCCCCGCTGGTTCGCCCCCCTGGCCGCCGCCGCCGTCTCTCGTCCCAACATCCTCCTGACGATCGGCCTTGCGGCCTTCGCCCTCACCTTCGCGGCCGGTGCCGTGGTCGGCTACCTCCTCAAGTAG
- the gnd gene encoding decarboxylating NADP(+)-dependent phosphogluconate dehydrogenase — protein MAANQPTADIGLVGLAVMGENLVLNMASHGYTVAVFNRTTSKVDAFLADRAKGKSIVGAHTVQELVASLKRPRKIMIMVKAGSPVDQVIDELVPLLQPGDVLIDGGNSHYPDSTRRTRALKEKGILFVGTGVSGGEEGALKGPSIMPGGNPDAWPLVKPIFQAIAAKAPDGTPCCDWVGPEGAGHYVKMVHNGIEYGDMQLICEAYFVMRKLLGMEPPALHTVFDRWNKGPLDSYLIEITRDILAHKDEETGKATVDLIQDTAGQKGTGKWTVISACDLGVPLTLISEAVFARTLSSQKDERVAASKILKVHPTSYNGNHQTMVDDIEQALYASKIISYAQGFALMRAMAKDSGWEINNGAVAMMWRGGCIIRSAFLGRIKEAFDRDPNLTNLLIDPFFAQEVGRAEEGWRRVGAAAITHGIPIPAMVSALSYFDGYRTAQLPANLLQAQRDFFGAHTYERIDKARGEFFHTNWTGHGGTTASTTYNV, from the coding sequence ATGGCCGCCAACCAACCGACCGCCGATATTGGACTCGTGGGCCTCGCCGTGATGGGCGAGAACCTCGTGCTGAACATGGCCAGCCACGGGTACACGGTGGCCGTCTTCAACCGGACCACCTCGAAGGTCGACGCCTTTCTCGCCGATCGAGCCAAGGGGAAGTCGATCGTCGGCGCGCACACCGTCCAGGAACTCGTCGCGAGCCTGAAGCGGCCTCGTAAGATCATGATCATGGTCAAGGCGGGCTCGCCGGTCGACCAGGTGATCGACGAACTGGTCCCGCTCTTGCAGCCGGGCGACGTCCTGATCGACGGCGGCAACTCCCACTATCCCGACTCGACCCGGCGGACCCGGGCGCTGAAGGAGAAGGGGATCCTGTTCGTCGGAACGGGAGTTTCCGGCGGCGAGGAAGGGGCGCTGAAGGGCCCCTCCATCATGCCCGGCGGCAATCCCGACGCCTGGCCGCTGGTCAAGCCGATCTTCCAGGCGATCGCCGCCAAGGCCCCCGACGGCACCCCTTGCTGTGATTGGGTCGGCCCCGAGGGCGCCGGCCACTACGTCAAGATGGTGCACAACGGCATCGAATACGGCGATATGCAGCTCATCTGCGAAGCCTACTTCGTCATGCGGAAGCTGCTGGGTATGGAACCCCCCGCGCTCCACACCGTCTTCGACCGCTGGAACAAGGGCCCGCTCGACAGCTACCTGATCGAGATCACCCGCGACATCCTCGCCCACAAGGACGAGGAGACCGGCAAGGCGACCGTCGACCTCATCCAGGACACCGCCGGCCAGAAGGGGACCGGCAAGTGGACCGTGATCTCCGCCTGCGACCTCGGCGTCCCGCTGACCCTGATCTCCGAGGCCGTGTTCGCGCGGACGCTCTCCTCCCAGAAGGATGAGCGGGTGGCCGCGTCCAAGATCCTCAAGGTCCACCCCACCTCGTACAACGGCAACCATCAGACGATGGTGGACGACATCGAGCAGGCGCTCTACGCCAGCAAGATCATCTCGTACGCCCAGGGCTTCGCCCTGATGCGGGCGATGGCCAAGGATTCCGGCTGGGAGATCAACAACGGGGCCGTCGCCATGATGTGGCGAGGGGGCTGTATCATCCGCAGCGCGTTCCTGGGCCGGATCAAGGAAGCCTTCGACCGAGATCCGAACCTGACCAACCTCCTCATCGATCCGTTCTTCGCCCAGGAAGTCGGCCGTGCCGAGGAAGGTTGGCGGCGCGTCGGCGCCGCCGCGATCACGCACGGGATCCCGATCCCGGCCATGGTCTCGGCGCTGTCGTACTTCGACGGCTACCGGACCGCCCAGCTTCCGGCCAATCTGCTCCAGGCCCAGCGCGACTTCTTCGGCGCCCACACCTACGAGCGGATCGACAAGGCCCGCGGCGAGTTCTTCCACACCAACTGGACGGGCCACGGCGGGACCACCGCCTCCACGACGTACAACGTCTGA
- a CDS encoding DUF1501 domain-containing protein: MLNLMGSAGGEGAGVTRRAILKAGTLGLSGLTLADMLRVKASGGITKRGGDDPSIILVWLDGGPPQHETYDPKPEAAAEVRGPIGCIPTAVPGIQISELLPRHAAIQDKFALLRSVHHDNDDHFTAAHWMLTGYGGPNGVNQSPINPSFGSIISRVKGGKQPGMPSYVGLPNTHTVGLPIGYHGAAYLGRTFDPFNADGDPNNDAYHATSLDLPSGVDAGRLGSRRDLLSRFDAARARIERTAAGSDLDRFQDAALTMISGPEARAAFDLAREPAHLRDRYGRHTWGQSALLARRLVEAGVRFVTLTFGGWDWHSSIEKGMHNVLPILDAAVATLIEDLNQRGLLESTIVLVMGEFGRTPRLNQGLPQDPIPGRDHNGRVMSVLAAGGGIPGGQTIGSSDARGGAPAERPIRPQDIIVSLYDRLGIDPDTSFQDRTGRPITVGSTGLIIPEMGSWGARA; the protein is encoded by the coding sequence ATGTTGAACCTCATGGGATCGGCAGGCGGCGAAGGGGCGGGCGTGACGCGCCGGGCGATCCTCAAGGCGGGGACGCTGGGTCTCTCGGGCTTGACCCTGGCGGACATGCTCCGGGTCAAGGCGAGCGGCGGGATCACGAAGCGCGGCGGCGACGATCCCTCGATCATCCTCGTCTGGCTCGACGGTGGTCCTCCCCAGCACGAGACCTACGATCCGAAGCCCGAGGCCGCCGCCGAGGTCAGGGGGCCGATCGGTTGCATCCCGACCGCCGTCCCCGGCATTCAGATCTCCGAGTTGCTGCCGCGGCACGCGGCGATCCAGGACAAGTTCGCCCTTCTCCGCTCCGTCCACCACGACAACGACGACCACTTCACGGCCGCCCACTGGATGCTGACGGGCTACGGCGGCCCCAACGGGGTCAACCAGTCGCCCATCAATCCCTCGTTCGGCTCGATCATCTCGCGCGTGAAGGGTGGTAAGCAGCCGGGGATGCCGTCGTACGTCGGTTTGCCCAACACCCATACCGTGGGGCTGCCAATCGGCTACCACGGCGCGGCGTATCTGGGCCGAACCTTCGACCCGTTCAACGCCGACGGCGACCCCAACAACGACGCTTACCACGCCACGAGCCTGGACCTTCCCTCTGGGGTCGACGCCGGCCGGCTGGGCTCGCGACGCGACCTTCTTTCGCGTTTCGACGCCGCTCGCGCCCGGATCGAGCGCACCGCCGCCGGCTCGGACCTGGACCGCTTCCAGGACGCGGCCCTCACGATGATCAGCGGCCCCGAGGCCCGCGCGGCGTTCGACCTCGCCCGGGAGCCGGCCCATCTCCGCGATCGCTACGGCCGCCATACCTGGGGCCAGAGCGCCCTGCTGGCGAGGCGGTTGGTCGAGGCCGGCGTCCGATTCGTCACCCTGACGTTCGGCGGCTGGGACTGGCACTCGAGCATTGAGAAGGGGATGCACAACGTCCTGCCGATCCTCGACGCCGCCGTGGCGACCCTCATCGAAGACCTCAACCAGCGCGGGCTGCTGGAATCGACGATCGTGCTGGTGATGGGCGAGTTCGGCCGCACGCCCAGGCTCAATCAGGGTCTGCCGCAAGACCCGATCCCGGGCCGCGACCACAACGGCCGCGTGATGAGCGTCCTGGCGGCCGGCGGCGGCATCCCGGGAGGCCAGACCATCGGCTCCTCCGACGCACGCGGGGGTGCCCCGGCGGAACGTCCCATTCGTCCGCAGGACATCATCGTCTCCCTCTACGATCGGCTCGGGATCGATCCCGACACCTCGTTCCAGGACCGAACCGGCCGACCGATCACGGTCGGCTCGACGGGCCTGATCATCCCCGAGATGGGAAGCTGGGGGGCAAGGGCCTGA
- a CDS encoding NAD-dependent epimerase/dehydratase family protein yields MRIFITGGSGLIGTHLVRRLLEAGDRPVVVSRRADELRRDPATRDYEVLQGDPTAPGPWQQAVDGCDAVVNLVGHNVFAQRWNSEVKRKIRDSRVDGTEHVVAAISVARARPQVLVQGSATGYYGPRGDEELDESAPSGTDFLAVVCREWEQASAPVEALGVRRAVVRTGIVLAAGDGALKVMTPLFKLGPGVPVGGTAVSPRREGSSG; encoded by the coding sequence ATGCGCATCTTCATCACGGGGGGCTCCGGGCTCATCGGCACCCACCTGGTTCGTCGACTCCTGGAGGCGGGCGATCGGCCGGTCGTCGTGTCTCGTCGGGCGGATGAACTGCGTCGAGACCCCGCGACGCGCGACTATGAGGTGCTCCAGGGCGATCCGACCGCTCCGGGACCCTGGCAGCAGGCGGTCGACGGCTGCGACGCGGTGGTGAACCTCGTCGGGCACAACGTGTTCGCCCAGCGCTGGAACTCCGAGGTGAAGCGGAAGATCCGCGACAGCCGCGTGGACGGGACGGAGCACGTCGTCGCCGCGATCTCGGTCGCCAGGGCCCGTCCGCAGGTGCTCGTCCAGGGCTCGGCGACCGGCTACTACGGCCCCCGCGGCGATGAGGAACTGGACGAGTCCGCTCCGTCCGGGACCGACTTCCTCGCGGTCGTCTGCCGCGAGTGGGAGCAGGCCTCAGCGCCCGTCGAGGCGTTGGGGGTTCGCCGGGCGGTCGTCAGGACCGGGATCGTGCTCGCCGCCGGCGATGGAGCCTTGAAGGTCATGACGCCCCTGTTCAAGCTCGGCCCCGGCGTGCCGGTGGGGGGAACGGCGGTCTCGCCCCGGCGCGAGGGCAGCAGTGGATGA
- a CDS encoding alpha/beta fold hydrolase, giving the protein MIGSTETTSIDLQESSPAMPRRVLKWIGFPRLRPERTSHTPLVLVNGLAEQSESWFANERHLASRFDLKVPEILLYGGDALHRWIDAGNDVTVDYLTRRLETYLDEFVQRPPYHFTASSLGCQVVLTYAVANPEKVGRLVLICPSGFHGDENLPMIEGVRRSRYDSLVASAFHEPRFADDRLVGAFERKFQDRRWKKGVLRTLRGTVGHSVEHLLHQVASPTLVVWGAEDQVLSDVPGSIRAGDRIPDVRQVVIPQCGHAPQIEKSRLVNKLIDRFLNDRLGPLPSELDPSGFLVADAPSEAAPRLASPSPPPLLPS; this is encoded by the coding sequence ATGATAGGGTCGACGGAGACGACGTCGATCGACCTCCAGGAGTCTTCCCCCGCCATGCCCCGCCGCGTGCTCAAGTGGATCGGGTTCCCCCGCCTTCGACCCGAACGGACGTCCCACACGCCTCTGGTGCTGGTCAATGGGCTGGCCGAGCAATCGGAGAGCTGGTTCGCCAACGAGCGCCATCTGGCGAGCCGCTTCGACCTCAAGGTGCCGGAAATCCTTCTCTACGGCGGGGACGCCCTGCACCGCTGGATCGACGCGGGCAACGACGTCACGGTGGACTACCTGACGCGACGGCTGGAGACGTACCTCGACGAGTTCGTGCAGCGCCCGCCTTACCATTTCACGGCTTCGAGCCTGGGCTGTCAGGTGGTGCTGACCTACGCGGTCGCCAACCCGGAGAAGGTGGGCCGGCTCGTCTTGATCTGCCCGTCGGGCTTCCACGGCGACGAGAACCTGCCGATGATCGAGGGGGTCAGACGGAGCCGCTACGATAGCCTGGTCGCATCGGCGTTCCACGAGCCCCGATTCGCGGACGACAGGCTGGTCGGCGCCTTCGAGCGGAAATTCCAGGACCGTCGCTGGAAGAAGGGGGTTTTGCGGACGCTGCGGGGGACCGTCGGACATTCCGTGGAGCACCTGCTGCACCAGGTCGCCAGCCCGACCCTCGTGGTCTGGGGCGCGGAGGATCAGGTGCTCTCCGACGTCCCCGGCTCCATCCGCGCCGGCGATCGCATCCCGGACGTCCGCCAGGTCGTGATCCCTCAATGCGGACACGCGCCACAGATCGAAAAATCGCGACTCGTCAATAAGTTGATCGATCGCTTCCTGAACGACCGGCTCGGCCCGCTCCCCAGCGAGCTCGACCCGTCCGGATTCCTCGTCGCCGACGCCCCGTCCGAGGCGGCCCCGCGCCTCGCCTCCCCCTCTCCGCCCCCCCTGCTCCCTTCCTGA
- a CDS encoding diphosphate--fructose-6-phosphate 1-phosphotransferase, which yields MPPRNVVVAQSGGPTCVINNSLRGIIESCRRHPQTFGKVYGGRFGIEGVLKEELIDLTATSAEEISLLRTSPAAGSIGTCRYKLKKGLDEDFTRVVEVFKAHDVGYFFYIGGNDSQDTAHKISVLARDGGLDLVAVGVPKTIDNDLGDAQFRLLDHSPGYGSIARYYAHYVSQANEENAGSSPADPVLVVQAMGRKIGYIPAAARLADPERKMPLQIYLTESGLTLEQLGENVIRQLESDGRCLVVVSEGFDVGELGTIRDNFGHVQFSSSQQTVAQIVVNYLNTLKFPVPGKARGQVPGTDQRNAIAYASVVDLDEAYGVGAHAVDIARNEGNGWMSTILRDRSGSSYSVHFDKAPLEQVANSERFFPEEWLAPSRIDVTDDFLEYARPLIGEDWVSVPTVGGLPRFARIAPVYAPRKLAAYVPQTYRK from the coding sequence ATGCCTCCGCGGAACGTCGTCGTGGCCCAGTCCGGCGGGCCCACCTGCGTCATCAACAATTCGCTCCGGGGGATCATCGAGAGCTGTCGGCGTCATCCCCAGACGTTCGGCAAGGTCTACGGCGGTCGGTTCGGCATCGAAGGGGTGCTGAAGGAGGAGTTGATCGACCTGACGGCGACCTCGGCCGAGGAGATCTCCCTGCTGCGGACGTCGCCGGCCGCCGGGAGCATCGGCACCTGCCGCTACAAGCTGAAGAAGGGGCTGGACGAGGACTTCACCCGCGTCGTCGAGGTCTTCAAGGCCCATGACGTCGGCTACTTCTTCTACATCGGCGGCAACGACTCCCAGGACACGGCGCACAAGATCAGCGTCCTGGCCCGCGACGGCGGGCTCGACCTGGTGGCGGTCGGCGTCCCCAAGACGATCGACAACGACCTGGGAGACGCCCAGTTCCGGCTGCTCGACCACTCGCCCGGCTACGGCTCGATCGCCCGCTACTACGCCCACTACGTCAGCCAGGCCAATGAAGAGAACGCCGGCTCGTCGCCCGCCGACCCGGTGCTGGTGGTCCAGGCGATGGGCCGGAAGATCGGCTACATCCCCGCCGCCGCCCGCCTGGCCGACCCCGAGCGGAAGATGCCGCTCCAGATCTACCTGACCGAATCGGGCCTGACCCTGGAACAGCTCGGCGAGAACGTGATCCGCCAGCTGGAATCCGACGGTCGCTGCCTCGTCGTCGTCAGCGAAGGATTCGACGTCGGCGAGCTCGGGACGATCCGAGACAACTTCGGCCACGTCCAGTTCAGCTCCAGCCAGCAGACGGTCGCCCAGATCGTGGTCAACTATTTGAACACGCTGAAATTCCCCGTGCCGGGCAAGGCGCGCGGCCAGGTCCCGGGGACCGACCAGCGGAACGCGATCGCCTACGCCAGCGTGGTCGATCTCGACGAGGCCTACGGCGTCGGCGCGCATGCGGTCGACATCGCCAGGAACGAGGGGAACGGCTGGATGTCCACCATCCTCCGCGACCGCTCGGGATCGTCGTACAGCGTCCACTTCGACAAGGCCCCGCTGGAGCAGGTCGCCAACTCGGAGCGGTTCTTCCCGGAGGAATGGCTCGCCCCCAGCCGGATCGACGTGACCGACGACTTCCTGGAGTACGCGCGCCCGCTGATCGGCGAGGACTGGGTCAGCGTCCCGACCGTCGGCGGCCTGCCTCGGTTCGCCCGGATCGCGCCGGTTTACGCGCCCCGGAAGCTGGCCGCATACGTCCCGCAGACGTATCGGAAGTGA